One segment of Niveibacterium microcysteis DNA contains the following:
- a CDS encoding diguanylate cyclase, with protein MLRSFRSTILVFILTAALVPVLTVSIPYIWHVYASTRDGAVTELRLTAERLATEIRHELSFAASRFLAAAHDKDLALSISSPFFGTRATAIADEFIRESPAVAANFLLDKNYELIDVVPEPAGIAELGPLLAYIRAAMPDPQRYREHGLWLKLSDARLANQLLRVAGNEGKAADPRLLVLVTPLFLQRYSRQTPMEGLVVAVIPLASLRETANRYLARAQSVSLDFDDAPAQGARDDVQQAQARVEGGSAAGELPRLIVSVSEPNSVRFADLRRTLWLLCLLLVVAVGTLALAVTYLGRRLGRPLRELETLARDYAEGRYAAAPASSGFAEFRRVYSTLSEMGQRISRQLDELRNTNEQLQQADKLKDDFLASTSHELRTPLHGIIGIASSLLDGAAGDLSPKVFRNVRLIEQSGKRLETLVNDILDFSKIKNRALALELRPVELSSLVDIVLSLHEAAAQRVGLELVNEVPADLPPAWADEYRLQQVLHNLVGNAIKFTPEGTVTVRASAAAGELRLSVADTGIGIPAEKRDLIFDPFVQVEGSLTRRHAGTGLGLSISRQLVELHGGTLAVDCPAEGGTVFTLTLRAAEGEVPVDVTTLRHRLPGFTLPDDEPGDDADAPALSADSLPRHDASVLIVDDEPINLEILSNYFYNEPYTLHRASSGAEALEMLEAHGPVDLLLLDVMMPKMSGFEVCRRIRENPRFAATSILFLTAREQAQDIHQGFALGANDYLIKPISRVELLTRCRYHIHYGRVKNELALLNQSLEQKVEARTQELQETLAIIQRNSDVFRALLEISIELQGDEDLASSVGGSLAKLSALYPGRGFAVLLGGAGARQAFVSGSVAEPGAGIADAWAGDEHFPTADWLTAHDMIALPLIGPRRIGLGRMLAWPAALDQHEREVVELYGRQLSAVAANRRLQDELERIALTDALTGAFNRRYFEQTLLQMRYTQQRCPERHFGLISIDVNGLKTTNDLYGHEAGDALICAVVEMVAGALRQSDMVCRIGGDEFVILAQDATLDACEHLVARLEERQRQTRIVVDTPQGRLTLPVSFSIGYASSEETPTDALQRVADQRMYTRKQAHYASLPEAAGAPPEAL; from the coding sequence ATGCTGCGCAGCTTCCGCTCGACCATCCTGGTCTTCATTCTCACCGCGGCGCTGGTGCCGGTGCTCACGGTGTCGATTCCGTACATCTGGCATGTGTATGCCAGCACTCGGGACGGCGCGGTGACCGAGCTTCGGCTGACCGCCGAACGCCTGGCAACCGAGATCCGCCACGAACTGAGTTTCGCCGCATCGCGCTTCCTGGCAGCCGCGCACGACAAGGATCTCGCGCTGTCGATCAGCAGCCCCTTTTTCGGCACCCGTGCGACCGCCATCGCAGACGAATTCATCCGCGAGTCACCCGCAGTTGCCGCCAACTTCCTGCTCGACAAGAACTACGAGTTGATCGACGTGGTGCCGGAACCCGCCGGCATCGCCGAGCTCGGCCCACTGCTCGCCTACATCCGCGCCGCGATGCCCGATCCGCAGCGCTACCGCGAACACGGCCTGTGGCTCAAGCTCAGCGATGCACGGCTCGCCAACCAGTTACTGCGCGTCGCCGGCAACGAAGGCAAAGCGGCGGACCCACGCCTGCTGGTGCTGGTTACCCCGCTGTTCCTGCAACGCTACAGCCGACAGACGCCGATGGAAGGCTTGGTGGTGGCTGTGATTCCGCTGGCCTCGCTACGCGAGACCGCGAACCGCTACCTCGCCCGCGCGCAGTCGGTCTCGCTTGATTTTGACGATGCGCCGGCGCAGGGCGCGCGCGACGATGTGCAACAGGCGCAAGCGAGGGTCGAAGGCGGCTCGGCCGCCGGCGAGTTGCCGCGCCTGATCGTGAGCGTTTCGGAGCCGAACAGCGTGCGCTTTGCGGACCTGCGACGAACCCTGTGGCTGCTCTGTCTGCTGCTGGTGGTTGCGGTGGGGACGCTCGCCCTCGCCGTAACCTACCTCGGCCGCAGACTTGGGCGGCCGCTGCGCGAGCTTGAAACCCTCGCGCGGGATTACGCCGAAGGTCGCTACGCTGCGGCGCCAGCCAGTTCGGGTTTCGCCGAGTTCCGCCGGGTGTACAGCACGCTCAGCGAAATGGGCCAGCGCATCTCGCGCCAGCTCGACGAACTGCGCAATACCAACGAACAGTTGCAGCAGGCCGACAAGCTCAAGGACGACTTCCTCGCCAGCACCTCGCACGAACTGCGCACGCCCTTGCACGGCATCATCGGCATTGCGTCCTCGCTACTCGACGGCGCCGCGGGCGACCTCTCGCCCAAGGTGTTCCGCAACGTGCGGCTGATCGAGCAAAGCGGCAAGCGGCTCGAAACCCTGGTCAACGACATCCTGGACTTCTCCAAGATCAAGAACCGCGCGCTCGCGCTGGAGCTGCGCCCGGTTGAGCTCTCCAGCCTCGTGGACATCGTGCTGTCGCTGCATGAAGCCGCCGCCCAGCGCGTCGGACTGGAGCTCGTCAACGAGGTGCCGGCCGATCTGCCGCCCGCGTGGGCCGATGAATACCGCCTGCAGCAGGTACTGCACAACCTCGTTGGCAACGCGATCAAGTTCACCCCCGAAGGTACGGTCACGGTGCGCGCGTCTGCAGCCGCGGGCGAATTGCGACTCTCGGTCGCCGATACCGGCATCGGCATTCCAGCGGAAAAGCGCGATCTGATCTTCGACCCCTTCGTGCAGGTCGAGGGGTCGCTCACACGCCGCCACGCCGGCACCGGTCTCGGCCTGTCGATTTCGCGCCAGCTCGTCGAACTGCACGGCGGCACCCTGGCCGTCGACTGCCCCGCGGAAGGCGGTACCGTCTTCACGCTCACCCTGCGTGCGGCGGAAGGCGAAGTTCCGGTGGATGTGACAACGCTGCGTCACCGCCTACCCGGTTTCACGCTCCCGGATGATGAACCGGGCGACGACGCCGACGCCCCCGCGCTGTCGGCGGATTCACTGCCGCGCCACGACGCCAGCGTGCTGATCGTGGACGACGAGCCGATCAACCTGGAGATCCTCTCCAACTACTTCTACAACGAGCCCTACACCCTGCACCGCGCCAGCAGCGGCGCTGAGGCCCTGGAAATGCTCGAGGCGCACGGCCCGGTCGACCTGCTGCTGCTCGATGTGATGATGCCGAAGATGTCCGGCTTCGAGGTGTGCCGCCGCATCCGCGAGAACCCACGTTTCGCGGCCACCTCCATCCTCTTCCTCACGGCACGGGAGCAAGCGCAGGACATCCACCAGGGCTTCGCGCTCGGCGCAAACGACTACCTGATCAAGCCGATCTCGCGCGTCGAGCTGCTGACCCGCTGCCGGTACCACATCCACTACGGCCGCGTGAAGAACGAGCTGGCCCTGCTGAACCAGTCGCTGGAGCAGAAAGTCGAAGCCCGCACGCAGGAACTGCAGGAAACGCTGGCGATCATCCAGCGCAATAGCGATGTGTTCCGCGCGCTGCTCGAAATCAGTATCGAGCTGCAAGGGGACGAAGACCTCGCCAGCAGCGTGGGCGGCTCCCTGGCCAAGCTCTCGGCGCTGTATCCGGGCCGCGGCTTCGCAGTGCTGCTGGGCGGCGCAGGGGCGCGACAAGCGTTTGTCAGCGGATCGGTCGCGGAACCGGGCGCCGGCATTGCCGACGCGTGGGCAGGAGACGAACACTTCCCGACTGCGGACTGGCTGACGGCGCATGACATGATCGCGTTGCCGCTCATCGGCCCCCGCCGCATCGGTCTGGGTCGCATGCTCGCTTGGCCTGCTGCGCTCGACCAGCACGAACGCGAGGTGGTCGAGCTCTACGGCCGGCAGCTCTCCGCGGTGGCCGCGAACCGCCGGCTGCAGGACGAGCTGGAACGCATCGCGCTGACCGACGCACTGACCGGCGCCTTCAACCGCCGCTATTTCGAGCAGACGCTGCTGCAGATGCGCTACACGCAGCAACGCTGCCCGGAGCGGCACTTCGGCCTGATCTCGATCGACGTCAACGGGCTCAAGACCACCAACGACCTCTACGGCCACGAAGCCGGCGATGCACTGATCTGCGCCGTGGTCGAAATGGTCGCCGGCGCGCTACGGCAAAGCGACATGGTGTGCCGCATCGGCGGCGACGAGTTCGTGATCCTCGCGCAGGATGCGACGCTCGACGCCTGCGAACATCTGGTCGCCCGGCTGGAGGAGCGGCAACGGCAGACCCGCATCGTCGTCGACACCCCCCAGGGCCGGCTGACGCTGCCGGTCAGCTTCAGCATCGGCTACGCCTCGAGCGAGGAAACGCCGACCGATGCGCTGCAGCGCGTGGCAGACCAGCGCATGTACACACGCAAACAGGCCCACTACGCCAGCCTGCCCGAGGCAGCCGGCGCCCCACCCGAGGCACTATAG
- a CDS encoding sugar ABC transporter substrate-binding protein, producing the protein MHLRTLIRGLAGLLALAAVVPLYAAPKLVFWNSQQNAELLAAITADFSKTSGIKVETNWLNQADLRGSLLRHATDGDLPDVVLVPTDFLALDKELKYSDVPPVGKSSDLVPNAAGSGLFEGRNLGAPMFWGNHLMLFYNRSLVSKPARTLAEMTQQLPALQAKGVKALGTNFGEMYWMVPFYGAYGGWPVDAKGGITLDTPAMAKTLDTYFGLVTRGLTLKECRTDCALDRFMAGEFAYAINGDWAMRELQDALGDKLGVTVLPQVEPGKNLVPMYSGYVLAFPGLSLKGPKRDALLKFMRYMQSAEVQRRWFDETRHLPVNATVYRDVLAKADDNLKASLNQLKLARAMPNDRGMAFAWEGLAKGFSAMYQGRVSATEAAKLMQQHAERAQRRTDY; encoded by the coding sequence ATGCACCTTCGTACCCTGATCCGCGGCCTCGCCGGCCTGCTCGCGCTTGCGGCGGTGGTGCCCCTGTATGCGGCGCCCAAGCTCGTGTTCTGGAATTCGCAGCAGAACGCGGAGCTGCTGGCCGCGATCACGGCGGACTTCTCCAAGACCTCCGGCATCAAGGTCGAGACCAACTGGCTCAACCAGGCGGATCTGCGCGGCTCGTTGTTGCGACATGCGACGGACGGTGATTTGCCGGACGTGGTGCTGGTGCCAACCGACTTCCTCGCGCTCGACAAGGAACTCAAGTACTCGGACGTGCCCCCCGTCGGCAAGTCGAGCGATCTCGTCCCCAACGCGGCGGGGTCTGGCCTCTTCGAAGGGCGCAACCTCGGCGCACCGATGTTCTGGGGCAACCACCTGATGCTGTTCTATAACCGCTCGCTGGTCAGCAAGCCGGCGCGCACGCTCGCTGAAATGACCCAGCAGCTGCCGGCCCTTCAAGCCAAGGGCGTGAAAGCGCTCGGCACCAACTTCGGCGAGATGTACTGGATGGTGCCGTTCTACGGCGCCTATGGCGGCTGGCCCGTGGATGCCAAGGGCGGCATCACGCTCGATACGCCCGCGATGGCCAAGACACTGGACACCTATTTCGGCCTCGTCACCCGCGGGCTGACCCTGAAGGAGTGCCGCACCGACTGCGCGCTGGACCGCTTCATGGCGGGCGAATTCGCCTATGCGATCAATGGCGACTGGGCGATGCGCGAGTTACAGGATGCGCTGGGCGACAAACTGGGCGTCACCGTCCTGCCCCAGGTGGAGCCGGGCAAGAACCTGGTACCGATGTACTCCGGCTATGTGCTGGCGTTTCCGGGGCTGTCGCTGAAGGGGCCCAAGCGCGACGCCCTGCTGAAGTTCATGCGCTACATGCAAAGCGCCGAAGTTCAGCGCCGCTGGTTCGACGAAACGCGCCACCTGCCGGTTAACGCCACGGTGTACCGCGATGTGCTGGCCAAGGCAGACGACAACCTGAAAGCCTCGCTGAACCAGCTCAAGCTTGCACGCGCAATGCCCAACGACCGCGGCATGGCCTTCGCCTGGGAAGGCCTGGCGAAGGGCTTCTCGGCCATGTACCAGGGGCGCGTCAGCGCCACCGAGGCCGCCAAACTGATGCAGCAGCACGCCGAGCGCGCGCAGCGGCGCACCGACTACTGA
- a CDS encoding DUF4398 domain-containing protein, with protein MKLPSNYSVWRRTRASGRPAIMLGILIFAAACASVPAPTEQVAVSSAAVARAASAGGGEAAPAEMQTARDKLDRAKLAMAAEDFDVARRLAQQAQVDAQLAEAKARTGKARNASQEVSTDAKVLREELDRKAQSPTDKE; from the coding sequence ATGAAACTCCCGAGCAACTACAGCGTTTGGCGCCGTACCCGCGCGAGCGGCCGGCCCGCAATCATGCTGGGCATTTTGATCTTCGCGGCAGCCTGCGCGAGCGTGCCAGCCCCGACAGAGCAGGTGGCTGTGTCCAGTGCGGCGGTTGCACGTGCCGCAAGCGCAGGCGGTGGCGAGGCGGCACCGGCAGAGATGCAGACCGCGCGCGACAAGCTGGACCGCGCGAAGCTCGCGATGGCCGCCGAGGACTTTGACGTGGCGCGTCGGCTGGCACAGCAAGCCCAGGTGGATGCACAGCTCGCTGAAGCCAAGGCCCGTACCGGCAAAGCCCGCAACGCCTCGCAGGAGGTGAGTACCGACGCCAAGGTGCTGCGCGAAGAGCTTGACCGCAAAGCCCAGTCGCCCACAGACAAGGAATGA
- a CDS encoding OmpA family protein, with translation MTQNRSFAMTLIAAAVLAACSTAPMNNAMLDQARSDYRSAQDDPQTRDLAGGELKLAGDAVTTADAALQRGEQTVEVDHLAYVARQRVAIANETAKQKAAELAVSNAGAARDKARLDARTNEADAAGLKTAQAQRDTASAKRDASDAQAHATALEAQLADLNAKQTERGMVISIGDVLFDTDRAELRSGAARNVDKLVAFMKQYPQRRAMIEGFTDNTGSDSHNLSLSGRRADAVRTAMVDMGVGGERLTTHGYGEAFPVAGNDSAGGRQANRRVEIVLSDEVGNITPR, from the coding sequence ATGACCCAAAATCGAAGCTTTGCGATGACGCTCATCGCCGCCGCCGTGCTGGCTGCCTGCAGCACAGCCCCCATGAACAACGCCATGCTGGATCAGGCGCGCTCGGACTACCGCAGCGCCCAGGACGACCCGCAGACGCGTGACCTCGCCGGTGGCGAACTCAAGTTGGCAGGCGATGCCGTCACCACCGCCGACGCAGCGTTGCAGCGCGGCGAGCAGACCGTTGAAGTCGACCATCTGGCCTACGTCGCCCGGCAGCGCGTCGCGATTGCAAACGAAACCGCGAAGCAGAAGGCGGCTGAGCTGGCGGTGAGCAACGCCGGCGCCGCGCGCGACAAGGCGCGGCTCGATGCGCGCACGAATGAGGCGGACGCGGCCGGGCTCAAGACAGCGCAAGCCCAGCGCGACACCGCCTCGGCCAAACGCGACGCCAGCGACGCTCAAGCCCACGCAACGGCGCTCGAAGCCCAGCTCGCTGACCTCAACGCCAAGCAGACCGAGCGTGGCATGGTGATCAGCATCGGTGATGTGTTGTTCGACACCGACCGGGCCGAACTGCGCTCCGGCGCCGCACGCAACGTCGACAAGCTGGTCGCGTTCATGAAGCAATACCCTCAGCGCAGGGCCATGATCGAAGGCTTCACCGACAACACCGGCAGCGACAGCCACAACCTGTCGCTTTCTGGGCGGCGTGCGGATGCGGTGCGTACCGCCATGGTCGACATGGGAGTGGGCGGTGAGCGCCTGACGACCCACGGCTACGGCGAAGCCTTCCCGGTGGCTGGAAACGACAGTGCTGGCGGTCGGCAGGCCAATCGCCGCGTAGAGATCGTGCTGTCTGACGAAGTGGGCAACATCACCCCGCGCTGA
- a CDS encoding phytochelatin synthase family protein, which translates to MPLCRFGLAALVSLALIAPAMADDPATPALLPFNSSAGMARLAHASGTADFPALANQFEPQSNRAFCGPTTAAIVLNAIHAGRGDAPHDRSRLRPEDEKHLPAGFDLTVPRFTQESVIEQGPKTRAQVLGEPITLGGKTVQDGGYQLRQLDALLRGHGVSTRLVVATDSVSDAQIRHDLSENLERSSDYVIVNYRRDAVGQKGGAHISPLGAYDAESDSVLLMDVNPDSAGWVWMPLATLIRGMRTFDLVENRGYILVRSP; encoded by the coding sequence ATGCCGCTTTGCCGTTTTGGCCTCGCCGCCCTCGTCAGCCTGGCGCTCATTGCGCCGGCGATGGCGGACGACCCTGCCACGCCCGCGCTGCTGCCGTTCAACAGCTCGGCCGGCATGGCGCGCCTGGCCCATGCAAGCGGCACCGCGGACTTCCCTGCCCTGGCAAACCAGTTCGAACCGCAATCGAACAGGGCCTTCTGCGGGCCGACAACGGCAGCGATCGTGCTGAACGCGATCCATGCCGGGCGCGGGGATGCGCCACACGATCGAAGCCGATTGCGTCCGGAGGACGAGAAACACCTGCCCGCGGGGTTCGATCTGACGGTGCCACGCTTCACGCAGGAAAGCGTCATCGAACAGGGCCCCAAGACTCGCGCCCAGGTGCTCGGCGAGCCCATCACGCTTGGTGGCAAGACGGTCCAGGATGGGGGCTACCAACTGCGGCAACTCGATGCCTTGCTGCGTGGCCATGGGGTGAGCACCCGCCTCGTGGTGGCGACCGACTCAGTCAGCGACGCGCAGATCCGGCACGACCTGTCCGAGAACCTTGAGCGTTCCAGCGACTACGTGATCGTCAACTATCGCCGCGACGCCGTCGGCCAGAAAGGTGGTGCACACATTTCGCCGCTTGGCGCCTACGACGCCGAATCGGACTCAGTGCTACTGATGGATGTGAACCCGGACAGCGCGGGCTGGGTATGGATGCCGCTGGCAACACTGATCCGCGGGATGCGCACCTTCGATCTGGTCGAGAACCGCGGCTACATCCTGGTGCGCTCGCCCTAG
- a CDS encoding high-potential iron-sulfur protein, which translates to MTAPLTRRRMLKLSGAAVLSVPLVFFARSAPASTNAAQRAALKYQPTPNGISQCANCLEFLPGASDTAPGGCKLMPGDDEISPSGYCTAWNTM; encoded by the coding sequence ATGACAGCTCCGTTGACCCGCCGCCGCATGCTCAAGCTATCCGGCGCTGCCGTGCTGAGTGTTCCCCTCGTTTTCTTTGCGCGTTCGGCCCCTGCCAGCACCAATGCCGCGCAGCGTGCCGCGTTGAAGTACCAGCCGACGCCAAACGGCATCTCACAATGTGCGAACTGTCTTGAGTTCCTGCCCGGCGCGTCTGACACCGCACCCGGTGGATGCAAGCTGATGCCGGGCGATGACGAGATCTCGCCCTCCGGCTACTGCACAGCCTGGAACACGATGTAG
- the xpt gene encoding xanthine phosphoribosyltransferase, which produces MITSPAALSAPFAQLVERIHREATVVDNQIIKIDHFLNHRIEPAFMTAMGQEIARRLATYKPDIVLTAEASGIAPGLVAAIALDVPMVYAKKYAPMIEPPAYSRIVPSPTKGGETRLVIGKRYLWEGARVVIVDDILSNGRTSQALIEMVREAGAEVFAAAFIMEKRFKNGRDIIEAMDVPVATLAQVVGIEAGKVVMAGA; this is translated from the coding sequence ATGATTACCTCGCCTGCCGCCCTGTCCGCGCCTTTCGCTCAGTTGGTCGAACGCATCCATCGCGAAGCCACCGTTGTCGACAACCAGATCATCAAGATCGACCACTTTCTCAATCACCGCATCGAGCCCGCATTCATGACCGCGATGGGGCAGGAGATTGCGCGGCGTCTGGCGACCTACAAGCCGGATATCGTGCTGACGGCGGAAGCAAGCGGCATCGCGCCCGGGCTGGTTGCTGCAATCGCGCTCGATGTGCCGATGGTCTACGCGAAGAAATACGCGCCCATGATCGAGCCGCCCGCGTATTCGCGCATCGTGCCGTCGCCGACCAAGGGCGGTGAAACGCGCCTCGTGATTGGCAAGCGCTATCTGTGGGAAGGCGCGCGCGTCGTCATCGTCGACGACATTCTCTCCAACGGACGGACCAGCCAGGCGTTGATTGAAATGGTCCGCGAGGCCGGCGCCGAAGTCTTTGCCGCCGCCTTCATCATGGAAAAGCGCTTCAAGAACGGGCGCGACATCATCGAAGCGATGGATGTACCGGTGGCAACGCTGGCACAGGTTGTCGGCATCGAAGCCGGCAAGGTGGTGATGGCGGGCGCCTGA
- a CDS encoding SLC26A/SulP transporter family protein, with translation MNSGGSRQAWAGDAWGGLAAMLVALPSAIAFGVTIFAPLGDDFGSRGAMAGILGATALGLIASIFGGTDRLITAPCAPAAALLAALSLDLGRRGTPPETVLLMLMLIGLIAGALQIAFGLSGIGKLIRYIPYPVVSGYLSAVGLTIIGGQLPRVLGADKTASLWGALLHPQGWRWEALLVGAVVIGVMLGAPRVIRAVPAAIIALLSGVLAYLALGGANPALWQLQHNPLIVGPLNQSEGHLFDAMGQHMLTLHAWTPALLAQVFMPALSLAALLSIDTLKTCVVLDAMTKSHHNPNREMIGQGLGNIGSALLGGIPGAGTMGASLVNVSSGAQTRRSGMLEGLFALLAFLLLSSLVAWVPIAALGAILLVVGYRMIDWHSLAFFRTESTRFDFLVILTVIGVALVFNLIAASGAGIALAAVLFLREQSRSTILRRKLEGGEMFSRVVRHEVELQILLRDGFKMVIVELQGALFFGTANQLYQALEPEIGQRTYVVLNLRRVQSLDLSATHALEQIKERLDAAGAYLIFTEIPRGLPSGLKMKRYLREVGLVRDTEKALAFRDLDQALEWIESQMLSTEPGLTPVDEAPLELDEIETLLGWRPGSLTAIASVIEERRYAAGTKVLNLGGPEDELLFIRKGTVRVVLPLQGKDHWHIGTFGRGDFIGEMGFLDPSRRAADATALDEVDCYVLSRERFNALADSQSAAAAHIFEGIACVLAMRVRFMNKELRALRT, from the coding sequence ATGAATTCGGGTGGCTCGCGGCAGGCTTGGGCCGGCGATGCGTGGGGAGGTCTGGCAGCGATGCTGGTGGCGCTGCCCTCGGCTATCGCCTTCGGCGTGACGATTTTCGCCCCGCTAGGCGACGACTTTGGCTCACGCGGCGCGATGGCCGGGATTCTCGGCGCGACCGCGCTGGGCTTGATTGCATCAATATTCGGCGGCACCGATCGGCTGATCACCGCGCCCTGCGCTCCGGCGGCCGCCCTGCTCGCTGCGCTGTCGCTGGATCTCGGCCGGCGCGGCACACCCCCCGAGACCGTGCTGTTGATGCTGATGCTGATTGGGCTCATCGCCGGCGCCCTACAGATCGCCTTCGGCCTCTCTGGCATCGGCAAACTGATCCGCTATATCCCCTATCCGGTGGTCAGCGGTTATCTGTCCGCCGTGGGCCTGACGATCATCGGCGGGCAGCTGCCCCGCGTGCTGGGTGCCGACAAGACCGCCAGTCTGTGGGGCGCGCTGCTGCATCCGCAGGGCTGGCGCTGGGAGGCCCTGCTGGTCGGTGCGGTCGTCATCGGCGTGATGCTCGGCGCTCCCCGCGTGATACGCGCGGTGCCGGCCGCGATCATCGCGCTGCTCAGCGGCGTGCTCGCTTATCTCGCACTTGGAGGCGCCAACCCGGCGCTGTGGCAGCTGCAGCACAACCCGCTGATCGTCGGTCCGCTGAACCAGAGCGAGGGGCATCTGTTCGACGCGATGGGGCAACACATGCTGACGCTGCACGCCTGGACGCCCGCGCTGCTCGCGCAGGTCTTCATGCCCGCGCTGTCCCTGGCCGCCCTGCTGTCAATCGACACGCTGAAGACCTGCGTGGTGCTCGATGCAATGACCAAGTCGCACCACAACCCCAACCGCGAGATGATCGGCCAGGGCCTTGGCAACATCGGGTCCGCACTGCTGGGCGGCATCCCTGGCGCGGGCACCATGGGGGCCTCGCTGGTTAACGTTTCCAGCGGGGCGCAGACACGTCGCTCCGGCATGCTGGAAGGGCTGTTCGCGCTGCTCGCCTTTCTGCTGTTGTCCTCGCTCGTAGCATGGGTGCCGATCGCAGCACTGGGCGCGATCCTGCTGGTGGTCGGCTACCGCATGATCGACTGGCACAGTCTCGCCTTCTTCCGCACGGAATCGACGCGCTTCGACTTTCTCGTGATCCTCACCGTGATCGGCGTAGCGCTGGTGTTCAACCTGATCGCTGCGTCCGGCGCGGGCATCGCCCTCGCCGCAGTGCTGTTCCTGCGCGAGCAAAGCCGCAGCACGATCCTGCGACGCAAGCTCGAAGGCGGCGAGATGTTCTCGCGCGTCGTGCGGCACGAGGTTGAGCTGCAGATCCTGCTGCGCGACGGGTTCAAGATGGTGATCGTCGAGCTGCAGGGCGCGCTGTTCTTCGGCACCGCGAATCAGCTCTACCAGGCTCTTGAACCGGAGATCGGCCAGCGCACCTATGTCGTGCTGAACCTGCGCCGGGTGCAATCGCTGGATCTCAGCGCAACGCACGCGCTGGAGCAGATCAAGGAACGCCTCGACGCGGCCGGCGCCTACCTGATCTTCACCGAGATACCCCGCGGCCTGCCCAGTGGTCTTAAGATGAAGCGCTACCTGCGCGAGGTGGGCCTGGTGCGCGATACCGAGAAGGCGCTCGCCTTCCGCGATCTGGATCAGGCGCTGGAATGGATCGAGAGCCAGATGCTCAGCACTGAACCGGGGCTGACGCCGGTCGACGAAGCGCCGCTCGAACTCGACGAGATCGAAACCCTGCTCGGCTGGAGGCCGGGCAGCCTGACAGCCATCGCATCGGTGATAGAAGAGCGCCGCTACGCCGCGGGCACCAAGGTGCTCAATCTCGGTGGCCCGGAGGACGAACTGCTATTCATCCGCAAGGGGACCGTCCGCGTCGTGCTACCACTGCAGGGCAAGGACCACTGGCATATCGGCACGTTCGGCCGCGGCGATTTCATCGGCGAGATGGGCTTCCTTGATCCCTCGCGCCGCGCTGCCGACGCCACAGCGCTCGACGAAGTCGATTGCTATGTGCTGTCGCGCGAACGCTTCAACGCGCTGGCCGATTCGCAGAGCGCGGCGGCGGCGCATATTTTCGAAGGCATCGCCTGCGTGCTGGCAATGCGGGTGCGCTTCATGAACAAGGAACTGCGCGCGCTGCGCACCTGA